A genomic segment from Hyalangium minutum encodes:
- a CDS encoding glycoside hydrolase family 3 C-terminal domain-containing protein, whose product MSEQSKDHNARARELVSQMTLEEKALLLSGNGAWRTHAIERLGLPSIFMADGPHGLRKSLGASVAESVPATCFPTGSALASSWDTELVRQVGAALAKECQANDVQLVLGPGINMKRSPLGGRNFEYFSEDPVLTGHLAAAYIQGVQGEGVGTSLKHFAVNNQEFERMMSDSILDERTLREIYLPAFEIAVTQAQPWSVMCSYNKVNGVYASENPFLLEDILRKEWGFEGFVVSDWGAVHDRVKGVLSGLNLEMPGSGDVNRKKIIEAAQAGQLPISRLDEVVTSLVAVVLKASEHRRSGARADLNQHHALARRVAGESVILLKNEDHLLPLNVSAKKKIAVIGAFAKEPRYQGAGSSQVNPTRISNAYDELAAILGGSERLSYASGYDVEGETTAQLLDEARQQARDADVAIVFAGLPDSHESEGFDRSSLEMPEGHNRLIDVVTQAQPNTVVVLMNGSAVTLPWVNRVKAILESYLTGQAGGGAIADILTGRINPSAKLAETFPQRLQDTPTATEFPGLNQKAHYGEGVFIGYRYYDKKDLEPLFPFGFGLSYTTFAYSDLTLGAASIKDTGSLTVQLKVKNTGKLAGKEVVQLYVREEKPAVSRPEKELKAFAKVSLEPGEEKTVSFTLKPRDFASFDAALRRWSVNPGRFEILAGSSSRDLPLRKQVQVEATQVTFPKLTRESMVKEFKNHPKGEAFYSRLAKVIMGEPSPDAGQVKRTPQEERARKKADLSTLVFVNDMPVYKLVNFSEGKFTEQMLNDILAQVQ is encoded by the coding sequence ATGTCCGAACAGTCCAAAGACCACAACGCACGAGCGCGGGAGCTGGTGTCTCAGATGACGCTGGAGGAGAAGGCGCTGCTCCTGTCTGGCAATGGCGCGTGGAGGACCCACGCGATCGAGCGGCTGGGCCTGCCCTCCATCTTCATGGCGGATGGTCCTCACGGGCTCCGGAAGTCGCTGGGAGCCAGCGTCGCGGAGAGCGTCCCCGCGACCTGCTTCCCCACGGGCTCCGCGCTGGCCTCCTCCTGGGACACGGAGCTGGTCCGGCAGGTGGGCGCCGCCCTGGCCAAGGAGTGCCAGGCCAACGACGTGCAGCTGGTGCTGGGACCGGGCATCAACATGAAGCGCTCTCCCCTGGGCGGGCGCAACTTCGAGTACTTCTCCGAGGACCCCGTGCTGACGGGCCACCTGGCGGCGGCCTACATCCAGGGCGTCCAGGGCGAGGGCGTGGGCACCTCCCTCAAGCACTTCGCGGTGAACAACCAGGAGTTCGAGAGGATGATGAGCGACTCCATCCTCGACGAGCGCACGCTGCGAGAGATCTACCTGCCGGCCTTCGAGATCGCCGTCACCCAGGCCCAGCCCTGGTCGGTGATGTGCTCGTACAACAAGGTGAATGGGGTCTACGCCTCCGAGAACCCCTTCCTGCTGGAGGACATCCTCCGCAAGGAGTGGGGCTTCGAGGGCTTCGTCGTGTCGGACTGGGGCGCCGTGCACGATCGCGTGAAGGGCGTCCTGTCGGGGCTGAACCTGGAGATGCCCGGCAGCGGTGACGTCAATCGCAAGAAGATCATCGAGGCCGCTCAAGCGGGACAGCTGCCCATCTCACGTCTGGACGAGGTGGTGACGTCGCTGGTCGCCGTGGTGCTCAAGGCCTCGGAGCACCGCCGGTCTGGGGCTCGCGCCGACCTCAACCAGCACCACGCCCTGGCGAGGCGGGTGGCGGGCGAGAGCGTCATCCTCCTGAAGAACGAGGATCACCTCCTGCCCCTGAACGTGAGCGCGAAGAAGAAGATCGCCGTGATTGGCGCCTTCGCCAAGGAGCCTCGCTACCAGGGCGCGGGCAGCTCGCAGGTGAACCCGACCCGCATCTCCAATGCCTATGACGAGCTGGCGGCCATCCTGGGTGGGAGCGAGCGCCTCAGCTACGCGAGCGGCTACGACGTGGAGGGCGAGACCACCGCGCAGCTGCTCGACGAGGCGCGGCAGCAGGCGCGCGATGCGGACGTGGCCATCGTCTTCGCCGGGCTGCCGGACAGCCACGAGTCCGAGGGCTTCGACCGCTCCAGCCTGGAGATGCCCGAGGGGCACAACCGGCTGATCGATGTGGTGACCCAGGCCCAGCCCAACACAGTGGTGGTGTTGATGAACGGCTCCGCCGTCACCCTGCCCTGGGTGAACCGGGTGAAGGCCATTCTGGAGAGCTATCTGACGGGCCAGGCGGGCGGAGGCGCCATCGCCGACATCCTGACCGGCCGGATCAACCCCTCGGCGAAGCTGGCGGAGACCTTCCCCCAGCGGCTGCAGGACACGCCCACCGCCACCGAGTTCCCTGGTCTCAACCAGAAGGCCCACTACGGCGAAGGCGTCTTCATCGGCTACCGGTACTACGACAAGAAGGACCTCGAGCCGCTGTTCCCGTTCGGCTTTGGGCTGAGCTACACCACGTTCGCCTACTCGGACCTGACCCTCGGCGCCGCGTCCATCAAGGACACTGGCAGCCTGACCGTGCAGCTGAAGGTGAAGAACACGGGCAAGCTCGCGGGCAAGGAAGTCGTCCAGCTCTACGTCCGCGAGGAGAAGCCCGCGGTCAGCCGCCCGGAGAAGGAGCTTAAGGCCTTCGCCAAGGTGTCGCTCGAGCCCGGCGAGGAGAAGACGGTCAGCTTCACGCTGAAGCCCCGGGACTTCGCCTCCTTCGACGCCGCGCTCCGCCGCTGGTCCGTCAACCCGGGCCGGTTCGAGATCCTCGCCGGCAGCTCCTCCCGGGACCTGCCCCTGCGAAAGCAGGTCCAGGTGGAAGCGACCCAGGTGACCTTCCCCAAGCTGACGCGCGAGTCCATGGTGAAGGAGTTCAAGAATCACCCCAAGGGCGAGGCGTTCTACTCGCGGCTGGCCAAGGTCATCATGGGCGAGCCGTCCCCGGACGCGGGCCAGGTGAAGCGCACACCCCAGGAAGAGCGCGCCCGGAAGAAGGCCGATCTGTCGACGCTCGTGTTCGTCAATGACATGCCCGTCTACAAGCTGGTGAACTTCTCCGAGGGCAAGTTCACCGAGCAGATGCTGAACGACATCCTGGCTCAAGTTCAGTAG
- a CDS encoding ABC transporter ATP-binding protein yields the protein MTTPDRQGEAILEAQGLSKYFQVGGGFFRTKQLRALHEVSFALGQRQVVALVGESGSGKSTIARVLVRLFEPSSGKILFRGRDVLQEEPRQASLAYRSQVQMIFQDPFGSLNPVHTIGNHLERPLLLHGKAKGAGELKDRVAELLETVELKPGAEIATRYPHQLSGGQRQRVAIARALAPGPSVILADEPISMLDVSIRVGVLNLMERLKEEHGISYLYITHDIASARYFADRTMVMYAGHIVEGAPSEELMQQPAHPYTQLLLSAVPDPNGSMTTELKAKSGAPKLIDPPPGCPFADRCPNAMPVCRREMPGTTQLGKDRWVRCHLYGLGAASLPLGTSELSAMAAKSAVQGAAS from the coding sequence ATGACGACCCCCGACCGGCAGGGCGAAGCCATCCTCGAGGCGCAGGGCCTCAGCAAATACTTCCAGGTCGGTGGGGGCTTCTTCAGGACGAAGCAGCTGCGAGCCCTCCATGAAGTCTCTTTTGCGCTGGGGCAGCGGCAGGTGGTCGCGCTCGTCGGCGAGTCCGGCAGCGGCAAGAGCACGATCGCGCGGGTGCTCGTGCGGCTGTTCGAGCCGTCCTCCGGGAAGATCCTCTTCCGGGGTCGGGACGTCCTCCAGGAGGAGCCTCGGCAGGCTTCGCTCGCCTACCGGTCGCAGGTGCAGATGATCTTCCAGGATCCGTTCGGTTCGCTGAACCCGGTCCACACCATCGGCAACCACCTGGAGAGGCCCCTGCTCCTCCACGGGAAAGCCAAGGGCGCCGGCGAGCTCAAAGACCGCGTGGCGGAGTTGCTCGAGACCGTGGAGCTGAAGCCAGGCGCCGAGATCGCGACCCGCTACCCTCACCAGCTCTCGGGCGGGCAGAGGCAGCGCGTGGCGATTGCCCGGGCGCTGGCGCCGGGCCCCTCCGTCATCCTGGCGGATGAGCCGATCTCCATGCTCGACGTGTCGATCCGCGTCGGCGTGCTGAACCTGATGGAGCGCCTCAAGGAGGAGCACGGCATCTCCTATCTGTACATCACGCATGACATCGCCAGCGCGCGCTACTTCGCGGACCGGACGATGGTGATGTACGCGGGCCACATCGTAGAGGGTGCGCCGAGCGAGGAGCTGATGCAGCAGCCCGCGCACCCCTACACGCAGCTCCTGCTCTCCGCGGTGCCGGATCCGAACGGCTCGATGACGACCGAGCTGAAGGCGAAGTCCGGCGCGCCCAAGCTGATCGATCCGCCGCCCGGCTGCCCGTTCGCCGACCGGTGCCCGAACGCCATGCCCGTGTGCCGCCGGGAGATGCCGGGTACGACTCAGCTCGGCAAGGACCGCTGGGTGCGGTGCCACCTGTACGGGCTGGGCGCGGCATCCTTGCCTCTGGGAACGTCCGAGCTGAGCGCCATGGCCGCCAAGAGCGCGGTCCAGGGGGCAGCCTCATGA
- a CDS encoding ABC transporter permease, giving the protein MRHLLRNLGLYAVAAWASLTLNFLIPRLMPGDPASIMFARFAGQLQPEAIDALRIAFGFTNEPLYLQYFTYVGHLFQGELGLSVAYFPAKVTDVIATGLGWTMLLAGAAVVISFVLGTGLGVVATWRRGGWLDSVMPPVLVFLGAFPYFWLAMVLLYVLGFVLGAFPLRHAYSDMLAPAFSGEFLLSVLHHLVLPASAIVIATLGGWMLSMRSTMVGILAEDYITMANAKGLSQKRIMFHYAARNALLPNITGFGMALGFVLSGSLLTEIVFSYPGQGYLLIQAVRNQDYPLMQGIFLTITLAVLAANLLVDILYVWLDPRTRAR; this is encoded by the coding sequence GTGCGACACCTCCTGCGCAACCTGGGCCTGTACGCGGTGGCGGCGTGGGCCTCGCTCACGCTGAACTTCCTGATTCCCCGGCTCATGCCGGGGGATCCCGCCTCGATCATGTTCGCGCGCTTCGCGGGCCAGCTTCAGCCCGAGGCGATCGACGCCCTGCGCATCGCGTTCGGCTTCACGAACGAGCCGCTCTACCTGCAGTACTTCACCTACGTGGGGCACCTGTTCCAGGGGGAGCTGGGACTCTCCGTGGCGTACTTCCCCGCGAAGGTGACGGATGTGATCGCCACGGGCCTGGGCTGGACCATGCTCCTGGCTGGGGCCGCGGTGGTCATCAGCTTCGTGCTGGGCACGGGGCTCGGCGTGGTCGCCACGTGGAGGCGTGGCGGCTGGCTGGACTCGGTGATGCCCCCGGTGCTGGTCTTCCTGGGGGCGTTTCCCTACTTCTGGCTGGCGATGGTGCTGCTCTACGTGCTCGGGTTCGTGCTCGGCGCCTTCCCGCTGCGGCATGCCTACAGCGACATGCTCGCGCCCGCGTTCAGCGGTGAGTTCCTCCTCAGCGTGCTCCATCACCTGGTGCTACCGGCGTCAGCCATCGTGATCGCGACGCTCGGCGGCTGGATGCTCAGCATGCGCAGCACGATGGTGGGCATCCTCGCCGAGGACTACATCACCATGGCGAACGCCAAGGGCCTGTCCCAGAAGCGCATCATGTTCCACTACGCCGCCCGCAATGCCCTGCTGCCGAACATCACGGGCTTCGGGATGGCGCTGGGGTTCGTCCTCTCGGGCTCCCTGCTGACCGAGATCGTCTTCTCCTACCCGGGCCAGGGCTACCTGCTCATTCAGGCGGTGCGCAATCAGGACTACCCGCTCATGCAGGGCATCTTCCTGACCATCACGTTGGCCGTGCTGGCCGCGAACCTGCTCGTGGACATCCTTTACGTGTGGCTCGACCCCCGGACGCGCGCGCGCTGA
- a CDS encoding GH1 family beta-glucosidase, producing MSGLIHFPLGFAWGAATSSYQIEGAALEDGRGESIWDRFSKTPGKVEDGTNGDVACDHYHRFREDVALMKRLGIKHYRFSVAWPRILPTGRQKVNQAGLDFYGRLVDTLLEAGIEPYATLYHWDLPQVLQDEGGWARRPVVEAFVEYSRIVARALGDRVKKWITHNEPWCTSMLGYQEGRHAPGLKDWSAALAASHHVLLSHGLAVPVIRSESPGAEVGITLNLTPAEPASPSAADHDASRHFDGFFNRWFLDPVFGRHYPADMVADYIAAGHLPPEGLTFVQPGDLEAIAAKCDFLGINYYSRAVLRNGKVPEEKNEPRTVHVAPEREWTDMGWEVHSDGLRELLLRIHLDYRPRKIYVTENGASYATPPNAEGRVPDEQRLTFLRDHFLAARRAMDGGVPLAGYFVWSLMDNFEWDRGYSQRFGIVWVDYRTQQRIAKDSALWYQRVISENAVPVP from the coding sequence ATGAGCGGGCTCATCCACTTCCCCCTCGGGTTCGCCTGGGGAGCCGCCACCTCCTCCTACCAGATCGAAGGCGCGGCCCTGGAGGATGGACGCGGTGAGTCCATCTGGGACCGCTTCTCGAAGACGCCGGGCAAGGTGGAGGACGGGACGAACGGCGATGTCGCCTGCGACCACTACCACCGCTTCCGCGAAGACGTCGCGCTGATGAAGCGCCTGGGCATCAAGCACTACCGCTTCTCGGTGGCGTGGCCCCGCATCCTCCCCACGGGGCGTCAGAAGGTGAATCAGGCCGGCTTGGACTTCTATGGCCGCCTGGTGGACACACTGCTCGAGGCGGGCATCGAGCCCTACGCGACGCTGTACCACTGGGACCTGCCCCAGGTGCTCCAGGATGAGGGCGGCTGGGCCCGGCGGCCCGTCGTCGAGGCGTTCGTCGAGTACTCGCGCATCGTCGCGCGCGCCCTCGGCGACCGCGTCAAGAAGTGGATCACCCACAACGAGCCCTGGTGCACGAGCATGCTCGGCTATCAGGAGGGCCGCCACGCGCCTGGGCTGAAGGACTGGAGCGCGGCGCTCGCCGCGAGCCATCACGTGCTCTTGTCGCACGGGCTCGCCGTCCCCGTCATCCGCTCGGAGAGCCCGGGAGCCGAGGTGGGCATCACCCTGAACCTGACGCCCGCCGAGCCCGCGTCGCCCAGCGCGGCGGACCACGACGCGTCCCGGCACTTCGACGGCTTCTTCAACCGCTGGTTCCTCGACCCCGTGTTCGGGCGCCACTACCCGGCCGACATGGTCGCCGACTACATCGCGGCGGGACACCTGCCGCCCGAGGGGCTCACCTTCGTTCAGCCCGGGGACCTCGAGGCCATCGCGGCGAAGTGCGACTTCCTGGGCATCAACTACTACTCGCGCGCGGTCCTCCGGAACGGCAAGGTGCCGGAGGAGAAGAACGAGCCCCGCACGGTGCACGTTGCGCCCGAGCGGGAGTGGACCGACATGGGCTGGGAGGTCCACTCCGATGGCCTCCGGGAGCTCCTGCTGCGGATCCACCTCGATTACCGGCCACGGAAGATCTACGTGACGGAGAACGGGGCGAGCTACGCGACCCCTCCCAATGCGGAGGGACGGGTGCCGGATGAGCAGCGGCTCACGTTCCTGCGAGACCACTTCCTCGCGGCCCGCCGCGCGATGGACGGGGGCGTCCCGTTGGCCGGCTACTTCGTGTGGTCGCTCATGGACAACTTCGAGTGGGACCGCGGCTACTCCCAGCGGTTCGGTATCGTGTGGGTGGATTACCGGACCCAGCAGCGCATCGCCAAAGACAGCGCGCTCTGGTACCAGCGCGTCATCAGCGAGAATGCGGTGCCGGTGCCCTGA
- a CDS encoding ABC transporter permease: MSLTTQAKKQRVGFIWQLLDNRKASAGAALLLFFVLMAICGPSLVSVDPAAFVGPPHQPPSSEYLFGTTGQGQDVLAQTIAGARTSLVVGFVTGFAVMAIGALVGMAAGFLGGWVDSLLSFITNVFLIIPGLPMAVVIAAYLHPGPVTIGVVLVITGWAWNARLLRAQILSLREKDFVLASIVSGEGRFRIIFREILPNMTSLLMSGFISATVYAIGAQVGLEFLGIGDVSVVTWGTNLYWAANDAALLTGAWWTVVPTGLCVALIGFSLVLINFAIDEITNPRLRSERSWTRLLKTHDLEGGLTTPVVRSHGH, encoded by the coding sequence ATGTCATTGACGACTCAGGCCAAGAAGCAGCGCGTGGGGTTCATCTGGCAGCTCCTCGATAACCGCAAGGCCTCGGCCGGAGCAGCGCTGCTGCTCTTCTTCGTGTTGATGGCGATCTGCGGGCCGTCGCTGGTGTCAGTGGACCCGGCCGCCTTCGTGGGCCCGCCGCACCAGCCGCCCTCATCCGAGTATCTCTTCGGCACCACCGGGCAGGGGCAAGACGTGCTCGCGCAGACGATCGCGGGGGCCCGCACATCACTCGTGGTGGGGTTCGTGACGGGCTTCGCCGTCATGGCGATTGGCGCGCTCGTGGGCATGGCCGCCGGCTTCTTGGGCGGCTGGGTCGACAGCCTCCTGTCGTTCATCACCAACGTGTTCCTCATCATCCCCGGGCTGCCCATGGCCGTGGTGATCGCCGCGTACCTCCACCCGGGACCGGTCACCATCGGCGTGGTGCTGGTCATCACCGGGTGGGCGTGGAACGCGCGCCTGCTGCGCGCGCAGATCCTCTCGCTGCGGGAGAAGGACTTCGTGCTGGCCTCCATCGTGAGCGGCGAGGGGCGCTTCCGGATCATCTTCCGGGAGATTCTCCCCAACATGACGTCGCTCCTGATGAGCGGCTTCATCTCCGCGACGGTCTACGCGATTGGCGCCCAGGTGGGGCTCGAATTCCTGGGCATTGGCGATGTCAGCGTGGTCACCTGGGGCACGAACCTGTACTGGGCCGCCAATGACGCGGCCCTGCTGACGGGAGCGTGGTGGACCGTGGTCCCCACGGGCCTGTGCGTCGCGCTCATCGGGTTCTCGCTCGTGCTCATCAACTTCGCCATCGACGAGATCACCAATCCGAGGCTGCGATCGGAGCGGAGCTGGACGCGGCTCCTCAAGACCCATGACCTGGAGGGGGGCCTGACGACCCCCGTGGTGAGGAGCCATGGACATTAA
- a CDS encoding ABC transporter substrate-binding protein, which translates to MSRRLLMLCLSLMSLGGLAHCSKSPQESAQPAPAAPTTAAAPVKATAMTVIQEQQASWIRNFNPLIAPGTARWPTRAGVYEPLMVYNTLKGEFVPWLATKSEWSPDNKKLTLTLRSGVKWSDGQPFTAKDVAFTFELLKKHKALDFPAVWSFLEGVQAKDDTTVEFSLTRPYVPGLVYIVHQPIVPEHKWKDVQDPVTYTNETPVATGPFTEVKVFQNQIFELGRNPHYWQQGKPAVESLRFPAYPGNDQANLALLTGELDWAGSFVPDIERVFVAKDKENNHYWFPLVGNTTTLYVNTAKKPFDDVRVRKAISMAIDRDQIVKVAMYGYTRPSDATALSDAHDRWRSPEAVAAGDWTKFDQAKANALLDEAGLKRGENGMRTLPDKTPMKFDINVVTGWSDWVRAVQLIAQNLKQVGIDASLKTYDFSPYFERIQKGEYDISIGWTSDEPTPYHVYRDLMGTETLRPIGVVSARNWNRFGSKEADGLLHAFEATNDPAEQKKIAGQLQMFFVQNAPAIPLFPGPSWGEYSTRRFTNFPNKDNPYAKLTPNSPPENLFVLVEVKPK; encoded by the coding sequence ATGTCGCGCAGACTGCTGATGCTGTGTCTGTCTCTGATGTCGTTGGGAGGCCTCGCTCACTGTTCAAAGAGCCCCCAGGAGAGCGCGCAGCCTGCTCCGGCGGCTCCCACCACAGCCGCGGCCCCCGTGAAGGCCACGGCGATGACGGTCATCCAGGAGCAGCAGGCCTCGTGGATCCGCAACTTCAATCCCCTGATTGCTCCGGGCACCGCGCGCTGGCCCACGCGCGCGGGCGTCTACGAGCCGCTGATGGTCTACAACACGCTCAAGGGCGAGTTCGTGCCCTGGCTGGCCACCAAGAGCGAGTGGAGCCCGGACAACAAGAAGCTCACGCTGACCCTGCGCTCCGGCGTGAAGTGGTCGGACGGCCAGCCGTTCACGGCCAAGGACGTCGCCTTCACCTTCGAGCTCCTCAAGAAGCACAAGGCCTTGGACTTCCCGGCGGTGTGGAGCTTCCTGGAGGGAGTCCAGGCCAAGGACGACACGACGGTCGAGTTCAGCCTGACGCGTCCCTACGTGCCCGGCCTCGTCTACATCGTCCACCAGCCCATCGTGCCGGAGCACAAGTGGAAGGACGTCCAGGACCCGGTCACCTACACGAACGAGACGCCCGTGGCGACGGGCCCGTTCACCGAGGTGAAGGTGTTCCAGAACCAGATCTTCGAGCTGGGGCGCAACCCGCACTACTGGCAGCAGGGCAAGCCCGCCGTGGAGAGCCTGCGCTTCCCGGCCTACCCCGGCAATGATCAGGCCAACCTCGCGCTGCTCACCGGCGAGCTGGACTGGGCCGGCAGCTTCGTGCCCGACATCGAGCGCGTCTTCGTGGCCAAGGACAAGGAGAACAACCACTACTGGTTCCCGCTCGTCGGCAACACGACGACGCTCTACGTGAACACCGCCAAGAAGCCCTTCGACGACGTGCGCGTGCGCAAGGCCATCAGCATGGCCATCGACCGCGATCAGATCGTCAAGGTGGCCATGTATGGCTACACGCGGCCCTCGGACGCCACGGCGCTCAGCGACGCGCACGACCGCTGGCGCAGCCCCGAGGCCGTGGCCGCGGGTGACTGGACCAAGTTCGATCAGGCCAAAGCCAACGCCCTGCTGGACGAGGCGGGCCTGAAGCGCGGCGAGAACGGCATGCGCACCCTGCCGGACAAGACGCCCATGAAGTTCGACATCAACGTCGTCACCGGCTGGTCGGACTGGGTGCGCGCCGTGCAGCTCATCGCCCAGAACCTCAAGCAGGTGGGCATCGACGCCAGCCTGAAGACCTACGACTTCAGCCCCTACTTCGAGCGGATCCAGAAGGGCGAGTACGACATCAGCATCGGCTGGACGTCGGACGAGCCGACGCCGTACCACGTCTACCGCGACCTGATGGGGACCGAGACGCTCCGCCCGATCGGCGTGGTCTCCGCGCGCAACTGGAACCGCTTCGGCAGCAAGGAGGCCGATGGGCTGCTGCACGCCTTCGAGGCCACGAATGACCCCGCGGAGCAGAAGAAGATCGCCGGGCAGCTGCAGATGTTCTTCGTGCAGAACGCGCCGGCCATCCCGCTGTTCCCCGGCCCGTCCTGGGGCGAGTACAGCACGCGCCGCTTCACGAACTTCCCGAACAAGGACAACCCCTACGCGAAGCTCACGCCGAACAGCCCGCCCGAGAACCTGTTCGTCCTGGTCGAAGTGAAGCCCAAGTAA
- a CDS encoding ABC transporter ATP-binding protein gives MDIKPKTLLSVRDLRVEYLTPTGPVCAVDGVSFDIGKGEVLGLAGESGSGKSTVAQALLRILRPPAVITGGQVLFEGEDILDMSEARLRELRWRKVSLVFQSAMNSLNPILTVGEQIVDAILAHQQVKRSEAVDRAVSLLKLVGIDSARLTSYPHQLSGGMRQRVVIAIALALEPPLMLMDEPTTALDVVVQKEILHQVAELKNKLGFSILFITHDLSLILEFSTRIAVLYAGKLVEMAPSRQLYDSPRHPYTQGLLGSVPSVRGPRRKLVGIPGSPPDMRKLPAGCRFHPRCPSATSRCKEDVPLLRELGPGHIEACHLNSP, from the coding sequence ATGGACATTAAGCCCAAGACGTTGCTCTCGGTGCGGGATCTCCGGGTCGAGTACCTGACGCCCACGGGCCCCGTGTGCGCCGTGGATGGCGTCTCGTTCGACATCGGCAAGGGCGAGGTGCTGGGGCTCGCCGGAGAGTCCGGCAGCGGCAAGTCGACCGTGGCCCAGGCCCTCCTCCGGATCCTCCGCCCGCCCGCGGTCATCACCGGCGGGCAGGTGCTCTTCGAGGGTGAGGACATCCTGGACATGAGCGAGGCGCGGCTGCGGGAGCTGCGCTGGCGCAAGGTGTCGCTCGTCTTCCAGAGCGCGATGAACTCTCTCAACCCCATCCTCACGGTGGGGGAGCAGATCGTGGACGCCATCCTGGCGCACCAGCAAGTGAAGCGCTCCGAGGCCGTCGACCGGGCCGTCTCCCTGCTGAAGCTCGTGGGCATCGACAGCGCGCGGCTCACGAGCTACCCGCACCAGCTCTCGGGCGGCATGCGGCAGCGCGTGGTGATTGCCATCGCTCTGGCGCTCGAGCCGCCGCTGATGCTGATGGACGAGCCCACCACGGCCCTCGACGTGGTGGTGCAGAAGGAGATCCTCCACCAGGTCGCGGAGCTCAAGAACAAGCTGGGGTTCTCGATTCTCTTCATCACGCACGACCTGTCGCTGATCCTCGAGTTCTCCACGCGCATCGCGGTCCTCTACGCCGGCAAGCTCGTGGAGATGGCACCTTCCCGGCAGCTCTACGACTCGCCCCGCCACCCGTACACGCAGGGGCTGCTGGGCTCGGTGCCCTCGGTTCGAGGCCCGCGCCGGAAGCTCGTGGGCATTCCTGGCTCGCCCCCGGACATGCGCAAGCTGCCCGCGGGGTGCCGTTTCCATCCCCGGTGCCCTTCCGCCACGAGCCGCTGCAAGGAAGACGTGCCCCTGCTGCGTGAGCTGGGGCCTGGCCACATCGAAGCCTGTCACCTGAACTCCCCATGA